ctgagctactaagctcaacaagacttaaccggggaggagccactactcttccaactagacatgcaaggcttcttggctgaggggtttgatttgccaaaagcgctaagtaacctattttcaagttttagctcaggttctatatttatttaccagtctaggttgtgcaacctattctaagcaacatcgagccaaacaagtGTATAGAtagaaacaacaacattgccatcatcagattcctcatttactcagggtgacatagcgatcaagtaatctcaactgtgagaggcagacgaatcgattcgagttctttaaccatgcatggtgaacctagccccacgacatccgcgcacccggaggtcgcttcctgtgtcggccttccccatcgatcccctaacccgtgtcgggcccatttcctttggtgcaaggttccacagacccggcctctgccgtcctgtgaccacgctttgccaccacgtgcgacaaccagcaggggaactccgttccaagaacaatggggcgaccactcacgtctaggttcaatcaggtactaggcttcctcatcccatactaagtatgaggctagtactttcaaacacttgatcacgaacaccaccactgtcggaccttagcaagttttcatagacagacgggcaaccatccaaccaccaaagagttaccaaaccctgcccgtccatcgtccttatagttgtaacaggagagtaaacatgcaactcctacaactcgcgagtgacaggagatcactcggcttttaccgtctcctattaagcaatgcagctactcggtcaacagctagtgttcacaTCAAGGGTTACttagtcatgcatctagggtttcacacaactcctagaCGTAAAAGCACAAgatgctattcggaaggcatgtgcaagtctggcaaaacacgtaggatgtcatgcaaccggggcttgcctgtaAACAAGGAAGGCTGGAACTGCTCGGCTTCGGGGGCGTCTTCGACTTCCGCGGGCGGGAACTCGGCTaccgcttcttcttcgggcgccgggtgtagctcgtagaagccgtcggcgagatgcagctctacacgaatgcaatgcaagggttagcttatcGTTGTGAGTTGACAGCAACACTGACTCTCCTGatcccagaaacttgcgacaaagagcaggaggtggagACTGTTTGAGAGAGCTAaagatgatcaacaggtaagggtaggaagaaacgagtggtctgatccttgaactagagggtgtgataactgggatcctccaacgtaggcgctgaagggttcccacgttttacacttacacccccAAGTTGaggaaaagatcacagccagaccctcgggcgaggcggacaaaggtcggcaaacagacagggtcggacgagacggaactggggtcgggcggataggaggggtcgggcgaagcggacttagggtcggcactcaccttcttcctgaaaggaaagcttggggtcggaagaGGCTAACTTGGGCACGGAACTTAAACGTTGAGCAGGAACTAAGgctggcggtgctccggcggcggtgcttcttgcagattgcAAGAGAGCTCTTGCGCGGCACAAGAGAGCAAGCTGCGGTGTGACTTGGATGatctgagaaggaactgggagaagaacttctcaagattgGGCGGGGGGTGCTatgagcttgagcagggagctagaggaaactaagggcaacaaggcggagggaactccggcgacgggggcattccttttatagctgcgggagCAAGgaaacggaaacgtcgcggggagagagaagggaagtggcgcgaaggccggggagaagcaatggagtgctctgccgtggcggcgattgagcaaaccgggcggtgcaacagaactccgggggtgacgccagcgatcattgcgctactccgtcagggcggcgtaggcgcgggtagaccggtagttgagatttggcggaaagcgggcgtcgccgtgcggaagaggtgatagaagcgaccggttaaacggcgctaggatcgagggcgcacaggtgggagaacaaacGGACgtggcgcgggggagagcgcggaacaacagattgtcgggcggcgtctgacgGGGCGggaaaaggaactgtcgcggccgcggtcggggttggcggtgggggaatcgtcgtgtagcgacgaccgggcggcgcaactgttgctggaagggacggaaaagacgggcgacatcggtctccggggcagagatctggtatcgtgatgatgggcgcggggagcgaggatctgcagaaaggggcgcagagggcttccgcggccattggggaaaagggcgcgggaacccactcggtcgcttgtcagagacaaaactgagcggtggcgtcggagaaggcgagccacgcggcaggaaggctctgaggcggccatgcaactcgagtgcggctgatgcggggaatctggaaaagatctcgcggatccatcggggaaaagatcggacgggtgaggaagattaacGGGATCCGACGGATGGCctaactcgccagggtcgggaaaaggaaacgaagcggtaggggtcggatatcaggggtcggaactggcggaaaactgagcacttaaGTGCGATCAACAGAACAACTGAcggaggttaagggctgagatcaaaacTAACTaggaagattaggggtcggtcgtcacaggaTCGGCCTGCGTGGCTGCACTGCACAGTTTTACAGCGACACCGGCACACCGCGCGGCACGCGGCACCGCGCGTGCAGCACAGGCTGACAGGCGTACAGCGGGTCAGCCGCACAGGTATGATCTAGGTTTTTTTTCTTGATCGTTTTTAATCTAAATTAATTACTTCGTACTTCTAGTAGTCGGTACTCATATAGTCGTATCTTTCTTCTAATTTAGGTGCTAGAAACTTAGAATGTTACTTTTTAATCTAAATTAATTACTTTGTACTTCTAGTACTCGGTACTCATATAGTCGTATCTTTCTTCTAATTTAGGTGCTAGAAACTTAGAATGTTACCTAAGAAACATTTGTCGGGGTCTCAGAAAAGAAAACGGAAAAGAGTAGAAGATCAATTTATTGAATCTCAAAAAGGTGCTATACATAAGTTTTTTTCAGCTTCAAGCAGTGTTGTGCCTGATGATAATACTGTAGATGCACTTGATATTGAAGAACAAGGGCAGCAATATCAACAAATTAATGATAATTTAAGTGAGCAAGTTGATGACATTGATGATGCTACAGAGAATGAAAATTTACAGCCTTCCTGTGAACctgaaaattcaattgatgatgTGCAAGAAGCTTATATTCATGATATCTTTGATTCTAGAACTTGGGgaaatcttgataataaaggTAGAGATATATTGATTGAAAAGGGGCCGGTGAGAGAATTGAATCTTGAGTTCCCTGCAGATGCTCCTAatagacatttttcatatgcttacTACTCCAGAAAGTTAAGCAATGGTGAGGTggttgatagaaaatggttggtTTACTCTAAACATAttgacaaagttttttgtttttgctgcaaATTGTTCAAATCAAGTCAGAGCAAAAGTTTGCTAGCACATGATGGATTGAGGGATTGGAAACATCTTAGTTTGAGACTCAAACAACATGAGAATAGTGTTGAGCATATAACAAACATGAATACTTGGAATGAACTTAGGCTAAGGttgagcaaaaataaaacaattgatgatgatttgcaaCGAGAAATTGCAAAGGAGAGAGAGCGTTGGAGACAAGTTTTAGTAAGAATTGTTTCTGCTGTCAAGTTTCTTGCTAAACATAATTTGGCTTTTCGAGGGAAAAATGAGAAATTATATCAAGATAGCAATGGCAACTTTTTGGGCACAATTAAAATGATGGGTGAATTTGATCCTGTGATGCAAGACCATATTAGGCGGATTCAAAATAGTGagattcatcatcattatcttgggcataaaattcagaatgagatgATTTCTCTTCTTGCAGATTGTGTGAAACAAACTATACTAAAGATCATCAAAGATGCCAAGTACTTTTCTGTTATTTTAGATTGTACTCCAGATGTGAGCcatgaagaacaaatgactCTAATTATTCGGTGTGTCAATATGTCAAGGAATGTTCCAAGGGTAGAGGAGTTCTTCCTAGAGTTCTTGAAGGTAGATGACACATCAGGATTAGGTCTTTTTAATGAACTAAAGAATGTATTGGCCTCTCTTGATTTGAATATTGATGATGTGAGAGGACAAGGCTATGATAATGGTTCAAATATGAAGGGTTCTCACCAAGGTGTTCAGAAGCGCTTGCTTGAAATTAATCGAAAAGCACTATACATGCCGTGTGCATGTcatagtctaaatcttactctttgtgatatgggaAAATCTTGCAGGTAAACTATTATTTCTATTATACATTGTTTTCATATAATATGTCATGTTTTGGGAAAACTTTCAAACTTACTATTTGTTAAATCTTGCAGGcaagctatttctttttttgatcTCATCCAACGTATATACACATTGTTTGCAAAATCTACTAACAGGTGGAAGATTTTAGTGGACAATGTTCCAGGATTGACAGTTAAGTCATTGTCTAATACACGCTGGGAAAGTCGAATAAAAAGTGTTCAAGCTATCAGATTCCAAACTCCTCAAATAAGATCAGCTTTAATAGCGCTAGAGCAGGCTTCAACTGATGATCCAATGGCAGTTAGTGAATGTCAATCTTTGGTGAGTGCACTagagaattttgaatttttagttGGTTTGGTTATTTGGCACGATATTTTATTCTCTATAAATAaggtgagcaagaagttgcagtCTAAAATTGTGAGTATAGATGATACTCTCAAACATATTGAAGGTGTCATATCATATTTTAAGAAGTACAGAGATGAAGGTTTCACTTCTAGTATGAATACAACAAAAAACATTGCATCTGAAATGGATATAGAGCCCAAATTTCGTAcaaaacgtcaaggaaagagaaagaaacaatttgatgaacaagatgaccaagatgaggaaatacaacgatctgctgtggactcatTTAGAGTAGAGTACTTCAATGTTATGATTGATGCTGCAATTGCTTCATTGACTAGTAGATTTGAGCAGATGAAAAAATTTGATAACATTTTTGGGTTCTTGTTCAActcaaaaaatttgaaatctttgGATGAAGCTGATCTTTGGCTGCACTGCAAGAATTTTGTGGAAACATTTTCTCAGGATAACTCATCCGATGTTGAGATCAATGATTTCTTTTCAGAATTAAAGGTGCTACAAGTGACTTTGCCAGATTCTTTGATGTCAGTGCTTGAGATTCTGGAGTTTGTTATAGCTGCAGATTGCTATCCAAATGTTTCAGTTGCCTATCGAATCCTGTTAACTGTACCTGTGACTGTAGCTTCGGCAGAAAGAAGTTTctcaaaattgaagttgttgaagaactatttgagatcaactatgtcaCAAGAAAGGTTAAATGGATTGGCTATGTGCACCATCGAGAGGGATATCTTAGACACTATTGATCTCAATACCgtccttgatgattttgcatcaagaaatgcccGAAGAACTATCTTTTTATGAGAAGCAATGTATATTATGGAGTTCTATTCTTCCTTAAGGTAATCATATTAGTTTTAGTCTATATTATTCCTTGATAATTATCAAACATGCTAAATTAGAAATATATTATTAGGTTTGGTTTCGCTTTGTAAGAAAAATTAGCActtatatatattataagatTTATATATAGTTTAGAGGGCCCTCGCGACGAGTTCGCCAGAGGGCCCTCAAAAGCTTAGGACCGGCACTGCTGCtcgagccattcaccacagcttgagcttcaccctatccatgacGCCATAGGGCAGGTGCTGCCAGATTGAAGACCATTTCTTGttgatttcactcattcaagtgttctaaaggttagaaacttcattcacccttgatacatggttagtttACTATCCtaagagctagagtaatttatgatttttagaataagctacaattttttggatgctatattttgtattagtcaaagatattgatatgaggttagagaaataatttcatactttagtatttttcaaatatgagctaaatatatTAGGCAAATCATAGATATAATAAGATAAAATAGATGTACGTATTTTTCATTTGTGTGCTATATTTGAGCTACTAGTCCAGTACTCCTCTCCGATCCAGCCTACAAATATGCACCACCCCAGTAACCCGCTCCAAGCCACAAGCTTTTGCATCTCTGAGCTCTTAGCCCTCCAACAATTCCCCCACAAAGCTCTATCCCCGAGCTATCTTTTACAATGCATTCCTTTCATGTATTGTAGAAAGTCACTACCGTCGTTAGACCAGAGCCAGCCTGTGGTATGTGACATcgacatttgagtttgtcgtagtgtatcatgttgtttgggtctgaaatttaaatttttgtatTTCCATCTAAACTTCCAGCAACATTTCActttaatggtatttgtttcatgtttgttatgttttatttataattgtatggatgatcaaAATATCTTTAGTCGGTAATATTTtatagatggatcggcaatggatgtacaacgcagaAAAACGTttcatggagtacattaatagCTTATGTGGTTTTCTTGAtcaggcagaatccaacaaaccaccgtctggtttcatttgttgtccatgcagaaattgcaaaaatgagaaggattactcatccagaaataCTATTCATACCCACATATACAGTTTTGGATTCATGcataactattttgtttggaccaagcacgggaaagaggagttatgatgggtgatgatgatgaagaagatgacaacattcctgactggattcaaggaggtgcctttgcagatgctccaatgggcaAGGCTGAAGAAAAGATGGGCGAGGCAAAAggtcctatcgatgatctaggtctGGTGTTGCGAGATGTGAAAGAAGACTACGAGAATGTGAAGGGGTCAAAAAAtttcgagcgtatgttagatgattataagaaattattgtacccaaattgcaaataggggcacaaaaagttaggtaccacactggaaatgctgcaatggaaggcaaaaaatggagtttctaacaaggattttgatgagttaatgaaaatcataaagaacatacTTCCCGAGGGGAACAAATTTCTATCTTCAACATACCAAGCAAAAatgattgtttgccctctggatttggaggtacaaaagatacatgcatgtcctaatgactgtatcctctatcgcggtgatgaatacaagaaattgAAGGCTTGTCCTGTATGCGAAGCGCTGCgctataagatcaggcgagatgaccccgGTAATGTTGAAGGGCAAGccatcaagaagaaagttcctgcaAAGGTAATGTGatatttccctgtagtaccacggttgaagcgtttgttcagaaataaggcacacacaaagttgatgcgttggcacaaagaagaacgtaagcaagatgaaatgatcagacaccccgctgatgggtctcagtggagaacagttgatagagaatttcccgagtttgaaaaggatgtaaggaacatacggtttggtttaaatacagatggattcaatccattaggtgagttcagtagtggtcatagcacttggcctgtgaccttatgtatgttcaaccttctgccctggatgtgcatgaagcggaagttcattatgatgccgataaTTATTCAAGGTCTAAAataacctggcaacgacattgatgtttacctaagaccattgattgatgaacttctactgttatggaaggaagagaGTCACCAATCCATTTGGTGACGTTCAAGGCATGTCACCGAATCAATCAGTGATGCAAGAGGCTCAGGCGTCAGTGCCTCAACGACTAGCTGGAGTTGGACCACCAATTCATTTGGTAGTGCACACTGAGGTGCACTGAATGCAATTTTGGTGATAGTTGGAGCAACGACTAGTTTTTTGGTTGAGGCTATATATACCTCCATTGCTCGGCCATTTGATGTGTATTAGAGCTTGAAGAAGCTATAGGCTTTGTTTCCACATtcacacaagtgctctatccaccaaagtgctaaagagaaaATTAAGACAATTAGCACAAGGCTTAAGTCTTTATTAGTGTTAGTTTAGGCCCATTAGTGTATCgctttagggattagcctagTGTTAGGTGAGGTTTGCACATCTCTTTGTTATCGATGCTTGCatgcaccaagagttgtaaatttGTGGCTTGTAtgtcttgcgagaccctccaactACGTTTGTGGAGTCGCCATCGGTGcatgtgagagggaggagaggcccttgATGTTTTGccaaagctctaccaagtgaagagcgaCAAGGAGCATCCGTGAGAGACTAGGCGGAGACCCACTTGCGCGTGTGTTGGTGCTCATTAATGACACACTtctacccctgtttatcttaaATAATGACATATATTTAATACcataactattgatcatacctaataatCGGGCCGTTTTTGcatatgtattgtattttggagggcATTTTGTTTTCGTAGGAATTTGGACTGTAATGGATCATAATTGGTTGAGGCCCTGAGCAAGCAACATCCCAAAGAAAGACAAAGGCCAGCAGCCCAACAAAAAgggcctaggacgatcatcctATAGAGCACAAGATGATCAGCCTAGGGTCCCTATGGCCTATTCGTGCTTATTCTGGGTGAGCAATCCTCCAGGAagacttaggggctaagtttctAAAGATATAGCAAGCTGGTCTCGAGATCAAAGAGAAGCAATTGATGATTTGGAAGGTTATCAAAAACTATTCTTATCCTGAGGTTATCGTTGTGCCTAGCCCACatacaaggaaaaagaagaatctAAAATATCTTAGAAGACTTGGGAACGAAGGGAGGCGCAAAAGGCTGAAAGGAAGGgttaggccgattggcctggaccCACCCAAGACGATCAAGTCTGGGCTATTCCCTTGCCCCCTCGACTTCCCATTTCAACCATGGCTCCCCAAGACTATAAACACTGTGATTCTCCAATGCCACGAGCAATCCATTCGACGTATTAATCGCCAAGCAGCAGAGAAGTGGAATGAGCCTGAGGGACACCATCTCGGAGAGCCGAGGGTCGTGCGGTTGTCTAGGGATTAACATAGCTAAACCTTAGCTGATGTGGGAACCCTACGAGGAAGATCCATGTCAggagttttggagctaggatcaacagatcaaggtaggatcccggtgaaGGTCTgttgatgtacaatcattcatggtgaagtaatagatgtgttcaaaTTCTTTAACGATCTAAGTGCCTCCTTATATGGTTTCatgctttatcgggtttgcttgttttcaatctatgatcgatgatagattgcataGGGTGTTCATGTAGTCGTGGTGACTAAATTTGCATACCGGATCTACCAATGATTATGATATGTTctttatgttcatgcccttaaactgcctgcACTGATTGGGGGGATCGTGACAGGGTCTGCTTCCATGTAAGGTGGGGTTTTCAGGAGCTAGAccagaggtgtagatttaaagagtCTTTTGAACGAGAATGACATCTGTTTTACTTTGCTATTtgctcagaattacaatatatgcatagtctaggttgctctagttTTGTTATCTCTTGCTCATATCTGCTATACATCTGATCTACTCATAAACATGAATCATACTAACAATGTTAGTTGAAATAGTTCTTGTatatgctagttgaaatagttcTTCTATTATAAGTtgcacggattgataaaccttaggggagtactctgagggaagagctacaactgatctgtgcgcttgcggttcatgaACTGGTGTGCTAACAGCCACCAATAGCATGGGGAAGAGGCCTGTCAGCTATCCTATGGAGTTACTTAAACATGAAGTTTATGCCCTTGCGCAggcattccctttgagaggggctccaacaacaAGGACCAATGCAAAAGTTTTGCTTTCCGATAACTCGGTAAAAGTCGCCGTGTCGTCATGtgggagtttgccttctctaccttATTTACGTTCctcatttcttattgcacttacatTCCGTGTTTACTTTTCCTATAATtaccatgtgtagtttataggatcAGAATCTAgagtgcaaaactcttttgcgtTAGAGATAGCAACATATAGAAAAATCTAATGCACATTtagatagaaattgaaatagatttttatatatatGCTTGGAGCCTTAGTGCTTAGAACAccaattcactcccctcttagGGTGTCATGGTCCCTTCACTTCGAAAGAAAAACACAACCCTTATTTGAAGACAATATAGACAAACATATTTTCAATCTAATAATTGCTCCCACAAAAATGGAGCCTTCAGAGTTCAAACTTCAAGACTGCCAATGGCAAAGCCATGGCACTATCAACTTCCATGTCAGAACGGACctctaaattcagaaaaaaaacataCTGGAATCATGAACAGACCTTTAAATTTATTTGTAAAATCCCCTTAAAATTTTCTCCAGGGCTTTGAGTACATCGGGACCTAACGCATACATATGACATGCAGCTTCAGGGTTGCATCCAAATCTACAATCTGCTAAAAAAATTCCAAACCTGAACAGCTTACACCATCACCATCTCGATTTGGGTCGAGCTCAAAGAAACATACACCGAACCCAAACACATCCATTATTTGCAGATAATACCACAAAATACACATTTAAACCTGATGGCATTCCCATAGGAATGGAAGCTTCATACTTGCCGTCCAGGTATCGGTGTGGTTGTTCCCGAAACATGATTTGGACTCCTCTGAGAGGAAGGGGAAGTCCCACTTCTCTCCCTTGACGTCAAATGTTTTGCAATGCCACTCGACATAAACATTACAATCACAAGGAATATTACAACCCCAATCACTAGTGCATAGACATATACTGAAGTCCTGAATTTCCGGCAGCTTCCAGCAGCAAAAGCTGTCATGAGAGCCAGCAGGTCGACTACCATGATTATGTGCAATACCCAAAGTGGCACATCCTTCTTCCAGACAGATCTATTCAACAGAAACATGATTACCACAATGGATGTCATCAAGGAGATAGAATTGAACCAGAAGAATATTTTGTAGCGCCGGGGATGGATATCAAGAAGGACCGGATTGCCTGCGACATggccttcatcatcatcatcaggccAGATTCCACCCGGAGGGTTTAGACCAGCTTGATATGTGATCGAGGCTGCCAAAATTGCAAGAAGAATCAAATACTTGTGCCTCTTTCGACCTTCTTTTTTAGGATGACCTGAACTTTCTTTCTTCTTAGAAGCAGTTTCTTGGCTGGCCTCCTTACCAATAAGCAGCTGAAGGAGACATTCTATCAATTTTCCGGTTTGCCCTCCTAGTGTACCTTGTGTTGAGGAGAGCAGAAGCACTTGAATCACAAGAGCGATCAGAACTGCAACAGCAATTATGATAAGATAAATAGATTGTCTTTCTTTCCGGCAGCTTCCTGCAGCATAGGCGATCAAGAGGCCAACCAAGCCAAACACTAAACACATTCGCAATGCATAGGACTTGATACCGTGCTCACAGGACTCCTTGTTCACAAGTAGTATTGTGATAACTACAGATGACACGAATGAGAGTGAATTTGAGTAGTAGAACAGATCATAGCGCTTTACATTGTTGTGCTGAAGGATTGGATCTCCTGGTTTAGACATGCCATCAGACCATACACTTCCTGGAGGGTTCATGCCAGCTTGGTACGTGACTGTTGCAGCCAGAACAGCAAGCATCAACAGCAGCTTACGCCTCCGCTCCCAATATTTGTCATCAGCATCACCCCTCTGGCCGTGCCCAAGCTCATAGTCCATGTCGTTATCAGCATTTCTCTGGTTGTGCCCAAATGAAGGTTCTTTTGTCCATATATATCTGCAGGACAACTTCTCAATCTTACCTGCCAGAGCCTTTTTCCACCCTTCGGGGATAACATGTATTGCTATCAGAACATGGACGACAACATAAGCTAGTACAAGGCATACCAACAGTGAGATGTAGATGGAATTCTTTGTTTTCCTACAGCTCCCCATAACATAAGATCCTGTTAGAGAAAGAAGATCCACTATCATTGCTGTCTGCAGTGCATATCGTTTTATAACCTTGTTGCTCATCCTACGATTCAGGAGCATAATAATCATGACAAGGGATGCAACAAAAGCAATAGCATTTAAATAGAAGAATGCAATATAGCGTCGATGGTGTGTGTCCTCAAGGATGGGGTCACCAGGTAAATGAGGTCGATGATGAGCACCCTTAAGGATGGAATCAGCAGTCGAACTATTGTTCTCTCTTTTTGACCAGAAAGCACCCGGTGGATTCAAACCTGATTGGTATGTCAGAGATACTGCAAGAATGGCAAGAAGAAGTAGATATGTGCGGGACTTCTTCAGATGCTCATCAGTTTCATTACCACCATCATTTTCATTGCTGTCATCCTGTTTGTGAGCTTCATCATTCTTCTCAATGTTGCCATTTGTAAAAGGGCTAGTGTCATCGTTAATTACTTGCTCAATATCTGCAGACTGATGCTCAAAGTTAGATGTTCCATCTATATGATTTGTAGTCTTGAGGTCATCCATCAATGAAGATTTTTGCTTCACGTTCACATATTGAAGGTTTTCTGTAGATTGATGTCAGGGTTAGACATACTGCCATTAGTATTTGTAGCTTGCTGAAATTTTGATGCATTACCTATTTTGGAAATAGTCTCTTTTGCAGCTGGATTTGTAGTCTTTAAAGCATCCATTGATGAAGATTGTTCCTCTGGTAATAGGTTTTCTGTAGATTGATGTTCAGGGTTAGACACATGTCATTAGTATTTGTATATTGCTGAAATTTCATCGGTGGATTACCTGTTTTGGACATAGGCTCTTTTGCAGCTGCCTGTGTTGAGTGATCTTCCAGACTGTACATGACATCATTGCTATTTTCGGATTGCTCATCACTCATCAATGCATGCTCTGAGCCAGACACAACCTCATCAGTATTTGCAGTTTGATGTTTCCCTGTAGTCTGTTGCTCTCCATGAGATTCACCCTCTTTGTCTTTGATATTCGGAACTTGCTGATCACGTGCAATCTCGTGTTTTGATTCAGAAGCACTTTCTGTTGCATCTGTTTCACAATGTGCAGATTTCCGAGAACTTGCAGTATTATCTCCCTCTCTGTTTCTTAATTTGTTTCTACGAGTCTCCAGTGAAAAGACACGGCCAATAGCATCCACATACTTATTAATGTCTGGTTCAATCTTTTTAAGCCAGTCTGCTACAGGTCTGTGAACAAAGGTCCCAGCTAAAAGTGCAAAGCAGATCCATACTCCAACAGTAATTGAAATAACACAGACAGATGTTGCTACACTCGTACAGCTTCCAGCAGCATATGCTGCAATTAGGCCCAATAGGTCAACAACGACACACGCAATTACTGCTTTGGATCTTATGCCATGCTTGCTCAATTCTGGGCTCAGAAGCAGTATAACCGTGACCAAAGACGCAACAAAGGAAGTTGAGTTGCAAATAACAAAAGTATTATAACGAGCAAGGTGTTTACTGCGAAGCATAGATGTAGCTGGAATttgttttttctcattttcaGCCCAAAAGCCACCTGGTGGGCTCAACCCTGCTTGGTATGTGACAGTAGCAGCGAAAGTCACAAGC
Above is a genomic segment from Setaria viridis chromosome 4, Setaria_viridis_v4.0, whole genome shotgun sequence containing:
- the LOC117853994 gene encoding uncharacterized protein, translating into MADVKQPVPAIALPNRAATPEPSNDRSEDSSTHGGSTRELGMVTGHTRHDPVDTSSTKNLLDRSPESRVADDFDLLWSLRKYLVLLGILAVSVTYNAGLTPPGGFWSNNINGPGGHYAGDPVLHAQFFIRHQVFFYCNATAFAASLVLTILLLSKNVTRQKLWLRSMQLTMILDLFSLMGAYAAGSCRAVKSSIYIWVLVFAVFVYIMIHILVFIRVVPKFVSEKRFVPKWLKEKVDSVQGWILSKCHKSQRNSPQEKDIDEARKFILMLVTFAATVTYQAGLSPPGGFWAENEKKQIPATSMLRSKHLARYNTFVICNSTSFVASLVTVILLLSPELSKHGIRSKAVIACVVVDLLGLIAAYAAGSCTSVATSVCVISITVGVWICFALLAGTFVHRPVADWLKKIEPDINKYVDAIGRVFSLETRRNKLRNREGDNTASSRKSAHCETDATESASESKHEIARDQQVPNIKDKEGESHGEQQTTGKHQTANTDEVVSGSEHALMSDEQSENSNDVMYSLEDHSTQAAAKEPMSKTENLLPEEQSSSMDALKTTNPAAKETISKIENLQYVNVKQKSSLMDDLKTTNHIDGTSNFEHQSADIEQVINDDTSPFTNGNIEKNDEAHKQDDSNENDGGNETDEHLKKSRTYLLLLAILAVSLTYQSGLNPPGAFWSKRENNSSTADSILKGAHHRPHLPGDPILEDTHHRRYIAFFYLNAIAFVASLVMIIMLLNRRMSNKVIKRYALQTAMIVDLLSLTGSYVMGSCRKTKNSIYISLLVCLVLAYVVVHVLIAIHVIPEGWKKALAGKIEKLSCRYIWTKEPSFGHNQRNADNDMDYELGHGQRGDADDKYWERRRKLLLMLAVLAATVTYQAGMNPPGSVWSDGMSKPGDPILQHNNVKRYDLFYYSNSLSFVSSVVITILLVNKESCEHGIKSYALRMCLVFGLVGLLIAYAAGSCRKERQSIYLIIIAVAVLIALVIQVLLLSSTQGTLGGQTGKLIECLLQLLIGKEASQETASKKKESSGHPKKEGRKRHKYLILLAILAASITYQAGLNPPGGIWPDDDDEGHVAGNPVLLDIHPRRYKIFFWFNSISLMTSIVVIMFLLNRSVWKKDVPLWVLHIIMVVDLLALMTAFAAGSCRKFRTSVYVYALVIGVVIFLVIVMFMSSGIAKHLTSRERSGTSPSSQRSPNHVSGTTTPIPGRQV